The nucleotide window GTTGTATTCGCAGGTACTGAACTGTTCGCACATTTCAGGAAGGTAATTCTCAAACGCTTTATATATACTTCTTACGTTCCAGATAAAGATGCCGGAATTCCACAGGAAATCACCGCTTTCAAGGAATGTTTTTGCGATTTCCAGGCTGGGCTTTTCTGTGAAGGTCTTCACCTTGGAAACTTCGGCCCCTTCCGTATCGAAGAACTGGATATAACCATAGCCCGTATCGGGGCGGGTTGGCGTGATTCCGAGAGTGATCAGATAGTCATTTTCCGATGCCAGTCCGAATGCAAAACTTACCTTCTCCAGAAAGGTCTTTTCCTTTAAGATCAGATGATCTGCGGGCAATACAATGATATTCGCCTCCGGTGATTTAGCTGCGATTTTGCTGGCCATATAGATATTGCAGGCCGCGGTGTTTTTCATCATTGGCTCACCAACAATATTCTCAGCCGGGATTTCCGGAAGCTGGGACTTTGAGAGTTCTGCATATTCCTTATTGGTGATCACATAAATGTTTTCGGGCGGCAGCAGTTGGCTT belongs to Chryseobacterium sp. and includes:
- a CDS encoding mannose-1-phosphate guanylyltransferase — encoded protein: MLKSDNYCVIMAGGIGSRFWPMSTQKFPKQFQDILGTGRTMIQQTFDRISQLLPPENIYVITNKEYAELSKSQLPEIPAENIVGEPMMKNTAACNIYMASKIAAKSPEANIIVLPADHLILKEKTFLEKVSFAFGLASENDYLITLGITPTRPDTGYGYIQFFDTEGAEVSKVKTFTEKPSLEIAKTFLESGDFLWNSGIFIWNVRSIYKAFENYLPEMCEQFSTCEYNSDRENSCVELIYPKVTKISIDNGILERADNVYVIPADLGWSDLGTWTSVYENAHKDSHKNAVNSKYVMSYNSTGNIVRLKNSNKAVVIDGLKDYIIVDTDKALLICPRANDQKIKQYVQDIKNLKKGDKFI